A genomic segment from Nodularia sphaerocarpa UHCC 0038 encodes:
- a CDS encoding NADH-quinone oxidoreductase subunit M, whose amino-acid sequence MLSFLIWIPIVSAVIIGFLPGKVVPASRIRLVSLIVAGIVLCWNLFILLKFDISTPGMQFEEYLPWNETLGLTYQLGVDGLSILMLLLNSLLTWIAIYSSDQETERPRLFYALILFISGGVAGAFLAENLLLFFLFYELELIPFYLLISIWGGEKRAYAGIKFLIYTAVSGAFILATFLGLVFLTGANSFAFDAVSTQNISAGLQLILLIGIIIGFGIKIPLVPFHTWLPDAYVEASAPIAILLGGVLAKLGTYGLLRFGMGMFPQAWTVVAPTLAIWGAISAIYGAVIAIAQTDIKRMVAYSSIGHMGYVLLASASSTPLALVGAVAQMFSHGLILAILFHLVGVIEAKVGTRELDKLNGLMSPIRGLPFISALLVLSGMASAGIPGLTGFVAEFIVFQGSFSAFPLPTLLCVASSGLTAVYFVILLNRTCFGKLDNNLAYYPKVVWAEKIPAIVLAVLIIFLGIQPTWLVRWSETTTTAMVATITPIEKTVIAQFPVE is encoded by the coding sequence ATGTTGAGTTTTCTGATTTGGATACCAATTGTCAGCGCTGTAATTATCGGGTTTTTACCGGGTAAAGTTGTTCCAGCTAGTCGCATCCGCTTAGTATCTTTAATCGTAGCAGGCATAGTTTTATGCTGGAATTTGTTTATTTTGCTGAAATTTGATATCAGCACTCCAGGGATGCAATTTGAAGAATATCTACCTTGGAATGAAACCTTGGGTTTGACTTATCAACTAGGGGTTGATGGGTTATCCATTCTGATGTTGCTACTTAATAGTTTGCTCACCTGGATTGCTATTTACAGCAGTGACCAAGAAACTGAACGCCCACGACTTTTTTACGCCCTAATTTTATTTATTAGTGGTGGCGTTGCTGGAGCATTTTTGGCAGAAAACCTACTGTTATTCTTTTTGTTTTACGAACTAGAATTAATCCCCTTCTATTTATTAATTTCCATTTGGGGAGGAGAAAAACGGGCTTATGCTGGCATCAAGTTCTTAATTTATACTGCTGTTTCTGGTGCTTTCATTTTAGCCACCTTCTTAGGTCTGGTATTCCTCACTGGTGCAAACAGTTTTGCCTTCGATGCTGTCTCTACGCAAAATATTTCGGCAGGTTTGCAATTAATCCTCCTGATAGGAATTATTATCGGCTTCGGAATTAAAATACCTCTCGTTCCCTTCCATACTTGGCTACCTGATGCTTATGTTGAAGCTTCCGCACCCATTGCGATTTTGTTGGGTGGCGTTCTGGCGAAGTTGGGAACTTATGGACTGTTACGTTTTGGAATGGGAATGTTTCCCCAAGCTTGGACTGTGGTTGCACCAACTTTAGCTATTTGGGGGGCTATTAGTGCAATTTATGGAGCGGTAATTGCGATCGCACAAACAGACATCAAACGCATGGTAGCATACAGTTCTATCGGTCACATGGGTTATGTCTTGCTAGCCAGTGCCTCTAGCACACCGTTAGCACTTGTGGGCGCAGTGGCGCAAATGTTTAGTCACGGTTTAATTTTGGCAATTCTCTTCCATTTAGTCGGCGTGATAGAAGCCAAAGTTGGTACGCGTGAATTAGATAAACTCAACGGCTTAATGAGTCCTATTCGCGGTTTACCTTTCATTAGTGCTTTACTGGTTCTCAGTGGGATGGCTAGTGCGGGAATTCCCGGTTTAACAGGATTTGTGGCGGAATTTATTGTATTTCAAGGTAGTTTCTCAGCTTTTCCTTTACCCACACTATTGTGTGTAGCATCTAGCGGCTTAACAGCAGTGTATTTTGTTATTCTCCTCAACCGTACCTGTTTTGGCAAGTTGGATAATAATTTAGCTTACTACCCTAAAGTTGTCTGGGCGGAAAAAATTCCGGCTATAGTTTTGGCGGTTCTAATTATCTTTTTGGGTATACAACCGACTTGGTTAGTGCGTTGGAGTGAAACTACGACTACAGCTATGGTGGCGACAATTACCCCAATAGAAAAAACCGTCATTGCTCAATTTCCAGTTGAATAA
- the pdxA gene encoding 4-hydroxythreonine-4-phosphate dehydrogenase PdxA, producing the protein MYQSNQNKPVNLSKVNRPRLALTLGDPAGIGSEVILKALADLAISQNCDVTVVGSKDLLIKVYEGLNATNLANPEELKVMDVPLDRDIADNIIIGRGNAASGAASFAYMESAIACTLSGKFDGIVTGPIAKSAWKLAGYNYPGQTELLAEKSGVDRFGMLFVARSPHTGWTLRTLLATTHIPLCQVADTLTPELLTRKLDLLVECLKADFGIENGRIAIAGLNPHSGEQGQLGTEEQDWLIPWLEQERQKRPNFQLDGPIPPDTMWVKPGQAWYGNASIQNPADGYLALYHDQGLIPVKLMAFDRAVNTSIGLPFVRTSPDHGTAFDIAGQGIADATSMKAAIELAAELVCQKLRVGS; encoded by the coding sequence ATGTATCAAAGCAATCAAAATAAACCAGTAAATTTATCAAAAGTAAATCGCCCACGTTTGGCGCTGACTCTGGGAGATCCGGCTGGAATTGGCTCTGAAGTCATTTTAAAGGCTTTGGCAGATCTAGCTATTAGTCAAAACTGCGACGTGACTGTGGTAGGTAGTAAGGATTTGCTGATTAAGGTTTATGAAGGGCTGAATGCAACAAATTTAGCAAATCCAGAGGAGTTAAAAGTTATGGATGTGCCATTAGATAGGGATATTGCGGACAATATTATTATAGGTAGGGGTAATGCTGCTAGTGGTGCGGCGAGTTTTGCTTATATGGAATCTGCGATCGCCTGCACGCTATCCGGTAAGTTTGATGGTATTGTCACAGGTCCCATTGCTAAATCTGCTTGGAAGTTGGCAGGTTACAATTATCCAGGGCAAACGGAACTTTTAGCTGAAAAATCCGGTGTTGACCGCTTCGGGATGTTATTTGTAGCGCGATCGCCTCACACTGGTTGGACGCTCCGCACTCTACTTGCTACCACACATATTCCTCTTTGTCAAGTAGCCGATACATTAACACCAGAGTTATTGACAAGAAAATTAGATTTGCTGGTGGAGTGTTTAAAAGCAGACTTTGGCATAGAAAATGGGAGAATTGCGATCGCCGGTTTAAATCCCCACAGTGGCGAACAGGGACAACTGGGAACAGAAGAACAAGACTGGTTAATTCCCTGGTTAGAACAAGAACGGCAAAAACGCCCCAATTTTCAGCTAGATGGACCAATACCACCAGATACAATGTGGGTTAAACCTGGTCAAGCTTGGTATGGTAATGCTTCTATTCAAAATCCTGCCGATGGTTATTTGGCACTGTATCACGACCAAGGCTTAATTCCAGTGAAGTTGATGGCTTTTGACCGCGCCGTTAACACTTCTATTGGTTTACCCTTTGTGCGGACTTCTCCAGATCATGGTACAGCATTTGACATTGCCGGTCAGGGAATTGCTGATGCTACGAGTATGAAGGCGGCTATAGAGTTGGCGGCTGAATTGGTTTGTCAGAAGCTGAGGGTTGGTAGCTGA
- a CDS encoding NAD(+) kinase, with protein sequence MPKVGIIYNDVKPIAGRIAIELEEKLTSAGWDVIVTTSIGGILGYSNPDSSVCHTPIEGLTPPGFDSEMKFAVVLGGDGTVLAASRLVAPVGIPLLTVNTGHMGFLTETYLNQLPQAIEQAMAGEFEIEEQAMLTVKVFRGESVLWEALCLNEMVLHREPLTSMCHFEIAVGRHAPVDIAADGVIVSTPTGSTAYSLSAGGPVITPGVPVLQLVPICPHSLASRALVFPDTEIVNIYPVNIPRLVMVVDGNGGCYIFPEDRVYLERSPYSVRFIRLQPREFFRILREKLGWGLPHIAKPTSVELP encoded by the coding sequence GTGCCGAAAGTAGGCATTATTTACAATGACGTTAAACCGATAGCGGGTCGCATCGCTATCGAACTGGAAGAAAAGCTCACCTCTGCTGGTTGGGATGTAATTGTCACAACAAGTATTGGTGGTATCTTGGGCTACTCTAACCCAGATAGTTCTGTGTGCCACACGCCCATTGAAGGATTAACTCCTCCTGGTTTTGATTCGGAAATGAAGTTCGCTGTGGTATTGGGGGGAGATGGCACTGTTTTAGCAGCTTCGCGTCTAGTCGCTCCGGTTGGTATTCCCCTGTTGACGGTGAATACTGGTCACATGGGGTTTTTGACGGAAACTTATCTAAATCAACTGCCTCAAGCCATAGAGCAGGCGATGGCGGGTGAGTTTGAAATCGAAGAACAAGCCATGCTCACCGTGAAAGTTTTTCGCGGCGAGTCTGTGCTGTGGGAAGCTTTGTGCTTAAACGAAATGGTTTTGCATCGAGAACCATTAACTTCGATGTGCCATTTTGAAATTGCCGTAGGGCGACACGCACCAGTGGATATTGCAGCCGATGGTGTGATAGTTTCTACTCCCACAGGTTCCACAGCTTATTCATTAAGTGCCGGGGGTCCGGTGATAACTCCTGGTGTACCTGTGTTGCAGTTAGTTCCCATTTGTCCCCACTCCCTAGCATCGAGGGCGTTGGTATTTCCAGATACAGAAATAGTCAACATTTACCCAGTCAATATTCCTCGGCTGGTGATGGTGGTGGATGGTAATGGGGGATGTTATATTTTCCCAGAGGATAGGGTATATTTAGAGCGATCGCCCTACAGTGTCAGGTTCATTCGCCTGCAACCACGGGAATTTTTCCGCATTTTGCGCGAAAAGCTCGGTTGGGGTCTACCACATATCGCCAAACCGACATCGGTAGAGTTACCGTAG
- a CDS encoding diflavin flavoprotein yields MTVATFSRPRDVQVANIDEQTLMLRSRTWERLKFEVEYSRQKGTTANSYLIQADKKALIDPPGESFTAIYLEELAQRLDFTTLDYIILGHVNPNRRVTLKHLLSLAPQATLICSRPAANALKTDFPEWESRIQAVRFEDTLDLGQGHHLTFITVPTPRWPDGLCTYDPVTKILYTDKFFGAHICEDTLFDEDWKTLDAERHYYFDCLHAPQAKQVETVLDKLAVLPARCYAPGHGPVVRYSLSRFTYDYRQWCQAQKSQDLSVALLYTSAYGSTAILAHAIAQGLIENGVNVESINCELADPADITRIIDASDGFIIGSPTLGGHAPTQIQTALGIVLSTAAKTKLAGVFGSYGWSGEAIDLIEGKLKDANYRLGFETIRVRFSPTVDILAQCQAAGATFAQTLKKTKKLRTPRQVVPEAKIDRTEQAVGRIIGSLCVVTTRDLESHKGILTSWVSQATFNPPGIMIAVAKEQNADLMRQPGDRFVLNILKEGRNLRRYFFRQSTLGENPFTNLETKTAENGCLILTEALAYLECTVTNLIECGDRCLIYAIVEQGEVLENDGVTAVEHRKSGSHY; encoded by the coding sequence ATGACAGTTGCTACATTTAGTCGCCCCAGAGATGTACAAGTGGCAAATATTGATGAACAAACGCTAATGTTGCGATCGCGCACTTGGGAACGTCTAAAATTTGAAGTTGAGTATTCCCGTCAAAAGGGGACTACAGCCAATTCTTATCTGATTCAGGCTGACAAAAAAGCTTTAATTGACCCACCTGGTGAATCTTTCACGGCTATTTATTTAGAGGAACTAGCACAACGGCTTGATTTCACTACCCTCGATTACATTATTCTCGGTCACGTCAACCCCAACCGCCGAGTTACCCTCAAACACTTACTTTCCCTAGCACCCCAAGCCACCTTAATTTGCTCCCGTCCTGCTGCGAATGCTTTGAAAACTGATTTTCCTGAGTGGGAATCACGCATTCAAGCTGTGCGTTTTGAGGATACTTTGGATTTAGGACAAGGACATCACTTGACATTTATCACAGTTCCTACTCCTCGTTGGCCTGATGGTCTTTGTACCTACGACCCTGTAACCAAGATTCTGTACACAGACAAATTTTTTGGCGCGCATATTTGCGAAGATACCTTATTTGATGAAGACTGGAAAACATTAGACGCGGAACGCCATTATTACTTCGACTGTCTCCACGCACCCCAAGCCAAACAAGTTGAAACAGTTTTAGATAAATTGGCGGTGTTGCCAGCGAGATGTTATGCTCCTGGTCATGGGCCAGTGGTGCGTTATAGCCTCAGTCGTTTTACCTATGATTACCGTCAATGGTGTCAAGCACAAAAATCTCAAGATTTAAGCGTTGCTTTGCTTTATACTTCTGCTTATGGCAGTACAGCAATTTTAGCTCATGCGATCGCTCAAGGTTTGATTGAAAATGGTGTCAATGTCGAATCCATCAACTGTGAACTTGCAGACCCCGCAGACATTACCAGAATAATCGACGCTAGTGATGGATTTATTATCGGTTCTCCCACTTTAGGCGGTCATGCACCCACCCAAATTCAAACAGCTTTAGGTATAGTCCTCTCAACTGCGGCGAAAACTAAGTTAGCTGGCGTGTTTGGTTCCTACGGTTGGAGTGGCGAAGCCATAGATTTAATTGAAGGTAAACTCAAAGATGCTAACTACCGTTTAGGCTTTGAAACAATTCGGGTACGCTTTAGCCCTACAGTAGATATTCTCGCACAATGTCAAGCCGCAGGTGCGACCTTTGCCCAAACCTTAAAGAAAACCAAGAAACTGCGTACTCCTCGCCAAGTCGTTCCAGAAGCCAAAATCGACCGTACCGAACAAGCCGTAGGCAGAATTATTGGTTCTTTGTGTGTAGTTACAACTCGTGATTTAGAAAGCCATAAAGGTATTTTAACTTCATGGGTATCTCAAGCCACATTTAATCCACCAGGAATTATGATTGCTGTTGCTAAAGAACAGAATGCAGACTTAATGCGTCAACCTGGGGATAGATTTGTGCTGAATATCCTCAAAGAAGGTAGAAATTTACGACGTTATTTTTTCCGTCAAAGCACATTAGGAGAAAATCCCTTTACCAATCTGGAAACAAAAACTGCTGAAAATGGTTGTTTAATTTTAACTGAAGCATTAGCTTATCTAGAATGTACCGTCACCAACCTAATTGAATGTGGTGATAGATGCTTAATTTATGCCATAGTCGAGCAAGGCGAAGTATTAGAAAACGATGGCGTGACTGCCGTTGAACATCGCAAATCAGGTAGCCATTATTAA
- a CDS encoding SDR family oxidoreductase produces the protein MTLLIVGATGTLGRQVARRAIDEGHKVRCLVRSPKRAAFLKEWGAELVRGDLCNPESLTAALEGVTAVIDAATSRATDSLTIKQVDWDGQVALIQAAKTAGVERFIFFSILDADKYPEVPLMEIKRCTEVFLAESGINYTILRLAGFMQGLIGQYGIPILENQPVWVTGNSSPVAYMDTQDIAKFAIRSLSVPETQNKAFPVVGTRPWSAEEIIGLCERLSGKDARITRMPINLLRTIRRVIRFFQWGWNVADRLEFTEVLASGKPLNAPMDEVYQVFGLDQGQTTTLESYLQEYFSRIMKKLKELDYEKTKSRNKKQKPKKTPFKQSSKANSQ, from the coding sequence ATGACTTTATTAATCGTCGGTGCCACTGGCACCTTAGGAAGACAAGTGGCCCGTCGTGCTATCGATGAGGGGCATAAGGTACGCTGTCTGGTGCGGAGTCCCAAAAGAGCTGCATTTCTCAAAGAATGGGGTGCGGAATTAGTGCGGGGAGACTTGTGCAACCCCGAAAGCCTCACAGCAGCCCTAGAAGGTGTCACCGCAGTCATTGATGCAGCCACATCTCGCGCTACAGATTCACTGACAATTAAACAGGTGGATTGGGATGGACAGGTAGCATTAATTCAAGCTGCTAAAACTGCGGGTGTAGAACGTTTTATATTCTTTTCTATTCTTGATGCCGACAAGTATCCAGAAGTACCACTGATGGAAATCAAGCGGTGTACAGAAGTATTTTTAGCTGAATCTGGTATAAATTACACAATTTTACGGTTAGCTGGCTTTATGCAAGGCTTAATCGGTCAATATGGTATCCCCATTTTGGAAAATCAACCGGTTTGGGTAACTGGTAATTCTTCGCCAGTGGCTTACATGGACACTCAGGACATTGCTAAATTTGCGATTCGCAGTTTGAGTGTCCCAGAAACACAGAATAAAGCTTTCCCTGTGGTGGGTACTCGCCCTTGGAGTGCTGAAGAAATCATTGGTTTGTGTGAGCGTTTGTCTGGTAAAGATGCCAGAATCACACGAATGCCAATTAACCTCCTGCGTACCATCCGCCGCGTCATCCGCTTCTTTCAGTGGGGCTGGAACGTTGCAGACAGATTGGAGTTTACAGAAGTCTTAGCCAGTGGTAAACCGTTAAATGCCCCAATGGATGAGGTATATCAAGTTTTTGGCTTAGACCAAGGACAAACTACTACTCTCGAAAGCTACTTGCAAGAGTATTTCAGTCGGATTATGAAGAAGCTCAAAGAGCTAGACTACGAGAAAACTAAATCGAGAAACAAAAAACAGAAGCCGAAAAAAACTCCCTTTAAACAATCTTCCAAAGCGAATAGTCAATAG
- a CDS encoding NAD(P)H-quinone oxidoreductase subunit F, whose translation MAQFLLETVWLVPCYALTGGLLAIPWSPGIIRKTGSRPAGYVNLIMTFLALVHSVLALQCTWNQPPQEIFIPWLSTAGLNLTISLEISAVSVGAMVIVTGLNFLAQIFALGYMEMDWGWGRFYSLLGLFEAGLCALCLCNNLFFSYVILEVLTLGTYLLVGLWFSQPLVVTGARDAFLTKRVGDLFLLMGVLGLWTLSGTWDYTELAAWASNTQVDPKVITLVGLALVAGPMGKCAQFPLHLWLDEAMEGPVPSTILRNSVVVASGAWVLIKLQPVLTLSPVVSSFIIAIGVVTAVGASLIAIAQIDMKRCLSYSVSAYMGLVFIAVGTQQEETALLLVLTHALASALLVMSTGGIVWNSITQDVTQLGGLWTRRPISGLAFMVGTLGLIAFPPLGSFWALVKLADGLWSTSPWLVGVIILVNALTAFSLTREFGLIFGGKAKQMSERSPEVHWPMIMPMMILFGLVLHLPLVLQSLSILPDWASLNKDVVLLLIWSSIFGCSISAVIYLGNIPKPIRLPWQPLQDLFAYDFYTPKLYRVTIIFGVAQLSKFADMIDRFIVDGIVNLVGLFSLLGGEGLKYSTTGQTQTYAFTVLLGVGVFCAWITWPFWKIQFLDLMF comes from the coding sequence ATGGCTCAGTTTCTCCTAGAGACTGTTTGGCTAGTTCCTTGCTATGCCTTAACAGGTGGACTTTTGGCAATTCCCTGGTCGCCGGGAATCATTCGCAAAACTGGCTCAAGACCAGCAGGTTATGTCAATTTAATCATGACCTTTTTGGCATTAGTTCATAGTGTCTTAGCTTTACAATGTACCTGGAACCAACCACCCCAAGAAATATTTATTCCTTGGCTATCTACCGCAGGTTTAAACCTCACCATTTCCTTAGAAATTTCTGCGGTTAGCGTGGGTGCAATGGTGATAGTAACTGGCTTGAATTTCTTAGCCCAAATTTTCGCCCTGGGTTACATGGAAATGGACTGGGGGTGGGGACGCTTCTATTCTTTATTGGGATTATTTGAAGCAGGATTATGTGCCTTATGTTTGTGCAATAATCTGTTTTTCAGCTATGTGATTTTGGAAGTCCTAACATTAGGAACCTATCTATTAGTCGGCTTATGGTTTAGTCAACCTTTGGTAGTCACTGGTGCTAGAGATGCTTTCTTAACCAAGCGGGTAGGTGACTTATTCTTACTAATGGGAGTCTTGGGTTTATGGACTTTATCAGGGACTTGGGATTATACAGAATTAGCAGCATGGGCTAGTAATACTCAAGTAGACCCCAAGGTGATTACATTAGTAGGTTTAGCATTAGTTGCGGGACCAATGGGTAAATGCGCTCAATTTCCTTTGCATTTGTGGTTAGATGAAGCAATGGAAGGTCCTGTTCCCAGTACAATTTTGCGGAACTCGGTAGTGGTTGCGAGTGGTGCGTGGGTATTAATTAAACTCCAACCTGTATTAACTTTATCGCCTGTAGTTTCATCGTTTATTATCGCCATTGGTGTGGTGACGGCTGTGGGTGCATCCTTAATTGCGATCGCTCAAATTGACATGAAACGCTGCTTATCTTATTCTGTTAGTGCTTACATGGGTTTAGTGTTTATTGCTGTCGGCACGCAACAAGAAGAAACAGCACTATTGTTAGTACTTACCCATGCTTTAGCTTCAGCATTATTGGTCATGAGTACCGGCGGTATTGTTTGGAATAGCATCACCCAAGATGTAACTCAACTGGGCGGACTTTGGACACGTCGCCCCATTTCTGGGTTAGCTTTCATGGTGGGGACATTAGGATTAATTGCTTTTCCCCCGTTAGGTAGCTTTTGGGCTTTGGTGAAATTAGCTGATGGACTGTGGTCAACTTCCCCTTGGTTAGTGGGAGTGATTATTTTAGTCAATGCCTTAACAGCTTTCAGTTTAACCAGAGAATTTGGCTTAATTTTCGGTGGTAAAGCTAAACAAATGAGTGAGCGATCGCCTGAAGTTCACTGGCCGATGATCATGCCCATGATGATTTTATTTGGTTTAGTGTTGCATTTGCCTTTAGTGTTACAAAGCTTATCAATATTACCTGATTGGGCAAGTCTGAATAAAGATGTCGTGCTATTACTAATTTGGTCAAGTATTTTTGGTTGTAGCATTAGCGCCGTCATTTATTTAGGCAATATTCCCAAACCAATTCGCCTTCCTTGGCAACCTTTACAAGACTTATTCGCTTACGATTTCTACACTCCCAAACTCTATCGCGTCACCATCATTTTCGGCGTTGCTCAACTTTCCAAATTTGCTGATATGATTGACCGCTTTATAGTTGATGGTATCGTGAATTTAGTGGGTTTGTTTTCTCTATTAGGTGGCGAAGGTTTAAAATACAGTACCACTGGACAGACTCAAACTTATGCTTTTACTGTGCTTTTGGGAGTAGGCGTTTTTTGTGCTTGGATAACTTGGCCATTCTGGAAAATCCAGTTTTTAGATTTGATGTTTTAA
- a CDS encoding diflavin flavoprotein, with protein sequence MVILTENTPAINVGRLTVQTVEIAPKTTAIRCLDWDRERFDVEFVLRNGTTYNSFLIAGEKTALVDTSHRKFEELYLEIVAGLIDRNKIDYLIISHTEPDHSGLVKDILQLAPEITVVGSKVAIQFLENMVHQPFKSLVVKSGERLELGNGHNLEFISAPNLHWPDTILTYDHKTGILYTCDVFGMHYCDDHTYDENFSTIEDDFKYYYDCLMGPNARSVLAALKRIANLEIKTVATGHGPLLQYHIPQWLNKYLTWSLEQAKTEILVALFYAEDYGYSEHLAYSLGNGCTKTGVAVEFIDINSAEPQEVRELVSQASGIVIAMPSQYSVTAQAALNTILAAVHQKQTIGLLESGGGEDEPVYPLRNKFQELGLVEAFPPILIKETPAESTEKLCEEAGTDMGQWLTRDRTIKKTKSINTDLEKALGRISTGLYIITTKKGEIQSAMLASWVIQASLNPLGVAISVSKERAIESLMRRGDRFVLNVLGEDNYQGLMKHFLKRFAPGADRFEGVKTYPATNNSPILADSLAYMECEITSRMDCGDHWVIYSTVKIGRVADVNALTTVHHRKIGNHY encoded by the coding sequence ATGGTCATCCTGACAGAAAACACTCCAGCTATTAATGTCGGACGATTGACAGTTCAAACGGTAGAAATTGCCCCTAAAACTACTGCTATTCGTTGTCTTGATTGGGATAGGGAGCGTTTTGATGTGGAATTTGTTTTGCGAAACGGAACAACATATAACTCATTTTTAATTGCAGGGGAAAAAACTGCTTTAGTTGACACTTCACACCGCAAATTTGAGGAACTATATCTTGAGATAGTTGCAGGTTTAATTGATCGAAATAAAATAGATTATTTGATTATTAGTCACACGGAACCAGACCATAGTGGTTTAGTTAAGGATATTTTACAGTTAGCGCCTGAGATTACGGTTGTTGGTTCTAAGGTAGCAATTCAGTTTCTCGAAAATATGGTTCATCAGCCATTTAAATCGCTGGTGGTAAAAAGCGGAGAGCGTTTAGAATTAGGTAATGGTCACAACTTAGAATTTATATCTGCACCTAACTTACACTGGCCGGATACAATTTTAACTTATGATCATAAAACAGGTATTCTCTACACCTGCGATGTTTTTGGAATGCACTATTGTGATGACCATACTTATGATGAGAATTTTTCTACCATCGAAGATGATTTTAAATATTACTATGATTGTCTCATGGGACCCAATGCGCGGTCTGTTTTAGCAGCTTTAAAACGTATTGCTAACTTAGAAATTAAGACCGTGGCTACAGGTCATGGACCTTTATTACAATATCATATTCCCCAATGGTTAAACAAGTATCTAACCTGGAGTTTAGAGCAAGCTAAAACAGAGATATTAGTTGCTTTATTTTATGCTGAAGATTACGGCTATAGCGAACATTTAGCCTATAGTTTAGGGAATGGATGTACTAAAACAGGTGTTGCTGTAGAATTTATAGACATCAATAGTGCTGAACCACAAGAAGTTAGAGAATTAGTATCTCAAGCTTCTGGTATAGTCATTGCTATGCCATCCCAATATTCAGTTACGGCTCAAGCTGCTTTAAATACTATCTTAGCGGCTGTGCATCAGAAGCAGACAATAGGTTTGTTAGAGTCTGGTGGTGGAGAAGATGAACCTGTTTATCCCTTACGGAATAAGTTTCAAGAGTTAGGATTAGTTGAAGCATTTCCCCCTATCTTAATTAAAGAAACTCCGGCAGAAAGCACAGAAAAATTGTGTGAAGAAGCGGGTACAGATATGGGTCAATGGTTGACCCGTGACCGCACTATCAAAAAAACTAAATCCATTAACACAGATTTAGAAAAAGCTTTAGGAAGAATTAGCACTGGATTATATATTATCACCACCAAAAAAGGTGAAATTCAAAGTGCAATGTTGGCTTCTTGGGTGATACAAGCCAGTTTAAATCCTTTAGGAGTAGCCATTTCCGTTTCTAAAGAACGAGCAATTGAATCCTTAATGCGACGAGGCGATCGCTTCGTGTTAAATGTCCTTGGTGAAGATAATTATCAAGGATTAATGAAACATTTTCTCAAGCGTTTTGCTCCCGGTGCAGACCGTTTTGAAGGGGTAAAAACTTATCCAGCAACTAATAATTCCCCCATCCTCGCAGACTCTTTAGCCTATATGGAATGTGAAATTACCAGCCGCATGGACTGTGGCGACCATTGGGTAATTTACAGCACCGTCAAAATCGGCAGAGTCGCCGATGTCAACGCCCTGACAACCGTTCATCACCGCAAAATCGGCAATCATTACTAA
- a CDS encoding PetM family cytochrome b6-f complex subunit 7, whose amino-acid sequence MGGEILNAGLLSFGLIFVGWALGALLLKIQGAEE is encoded by the coding sequence ATGGGCGGCGAAATTCTTAATGCAGGACTATTGTCTTTCGGTTTAATCTTCGTAGGTTGGGCTTTAGGTGCTTTATTACTGAAAATTCAGGGCGCAGAAGAATAA
- a CDS encoding phosphate-starvation-inducible PsiE family protein, producing the protein MYKPVLENSKISVYEINRGRIVRTLEFIQDVIVISLCIGLFSFMAIEVWDMFLSLLPPLDFHVVTADILFLLILVELFRLLIIYLQEQRISIGVAVEVSIVSALREVIVKGVLETNWSQVLATCAFLLVLGILLILRVWLPPTFDGIDPEQKISEHYRNRHKQEY; encoded by the coding sequence ATGTACAAACCTGTTTTAGAGAATAGCAAAATCTCTGTTTACGAAATTAATCGGGGTCGCATCGTCCGCACCTTGGAATTTATTCAAGATGTGATTGTGATTTCCTTATGTATTGGTTTATTTAGCTTCATGGCTATTGAGGTGTGGGATATGTTTCTTTCCCTACTTCCTCCCTTAGATTTCCATGTAGTTACTGCCGATATCTTGTTTTTGCTCATTTTAGTTGAGTTATTTCGGCTGCTAATTATTTACCTCCAAGAACAACGCATATCTATTGGCGTAGCTGTGGAAGTTTCCATTGTTTCCGCATTAAGAGAAGTGATTGTTAAAGGTGTACTAGAAACAAATTGGAGTCAAGTTTTAGCGACTTGCGCCTTTTTATTAGTGTTAGGAATCCTGTTAATTTTGCGAGTTTGGCTACCTCCCACCTTTGACGGTATTGACCCAGAACAAAAAATATCCGAACACTATCGAAATCGCCATAAGCAAGAATACTGA